The Acidobacteriota bacterium genome includes a window with the following:
- a CDS encoding SurA N-terminal domain-containing protein — MLKFLRGRKRSRNAVLIIFIGLLTLSLVALFSASGTGSGVFGGAAGSDTAVAKVGKYEVTVRELKDQLTYFGQQVSQGQGRNRNDDIGTLFDMYGPQVLDSLIRQKLVLYEAERLNLGASDSEVQSRLKQMFNPWPGPEQYRLRLQQYQPGMTPVRFEDELRASIAQEHLRSFITAAVEVDPKEVEQDYRRNNTTNSVRWVEVDPKKFLDKVQVSEPDLRAYFEARKSDFGIKTEQRRARYIFVDQNKAGEAIQVPDDELKQDFSPERFIKQVRVSEIVLNVPKQESAEGKDKTAEKKPGVTEEDIRNKAQGIVKRAQGAEGQPAEDFAKLARDFSEDAKTKAKGGDLGWINKDDKRETDDPLNRVFTMQKDETSQPVKKGDKYYILRVTDRQNPTFADAREELLKAARSRKGYSKAVEIATEAEQQFKETKNAEAAVAAINKKFGAQTSSVKETLFFSEGETLPDLGNAPEFESSLFELQNPGDIGDRMNVDKGFAIVQYVEKRDPHDPAFEEVSAKVDKAYRAAKAKELAAERANELAKAQNIDELKKMTGSMGLKLDERGGLTGSDSIGPLVSESSRSPIYKLDIGAVTKDPIKTDSDVYVVAAIESRKEADMGDTFQKERKSIEQRLLDEKRNTFFSTYLSMTQKQLKDEGKIKIYDEVIAAAVETSAPSAAPGGQPSLPSPTGARPRRTPQGAQGSPGTLPRQGR; from the coding sequence ATGTTGAAGTTCCTCAGAGGGCGCAAGCGATCGCGCAATGCGGTGTTGATAATTTTCATCGGGCTGTTGACTCTCAGCCTTGTTGCTCTGTTCTCAGCGTCCGGGACCGGCTCCGGCGTGTTCGGAGGCGCTGCGGGCAGCGACACCGCGGTCGCCAAAGTCGGCAAGTACGAAGTGACCGTTAGGGAGCTAAAGGATCAGCTTACTTACTTCGGTCAGCAGGTCTCCCAGGGACAAGGCCGGAACCGCAACGACGATATCGGGACGCTGTTCGATATGTATGGCCCGCAAGTGCTGGACAGCCTTATCCGCCAAAAACTGGTTCTTTACGAGGCGGAACGTTTGAACCTGGGCGCGAGCGACAGCGAAGTCCAGTCACGGTTGAAGCAAATGTTCAACCCGTGGCCCGGCCCCGAGCAGTACCGCTTGCGATTGCAGCAGTATCAACCCGGTATGACGCCGGTGCGTTTCGAAGATGAGCTTCGCGCCTCGATCGCTCAGGAACACCTGCGCAGCTTCATCACTGCGGCCGTTGAGGTCGACCCCAAAGAAGTCGAGCAAGATTACCGCCGCAACAATACGACCAACAGCGTGCGCTGGGTCGAGGTTGATCCGAAGAAGTTTCTCGACAAGGTTCAGGTCAGCGAGCCTGATTTGCGCGCATACTTTGAGGCTCGCAAGAGCGACTTTGGTATCAAAACGGAACAACGGCGTGCTCGTTACATTTTCGTCGACCAGAACAAGGCTGGAGAGGCGATCCAGGTACCAGACGACGAGCTTAAGCAGGATTTCAGTCCGGAGAGGTTCATCAAGCAGGTGCGTGTGAGTGAAATCGTCTTGAACGTTCCCAAACAAGAGTCGGCCGAGGGCAAAGATAAAACCGCCGAGAAGAAGCCGGGAGTCACCGAAGAGGACATAAGGAACAAGGCGCAGGGCATCGTGAAGCGAGCACAAGGCGCGGAGGGCCAGCCCGCGGAAGATTTCGCGAAGCTCGCTCGAGATTTCAGCGAAGACGCGAAGACCAAAGCCAAGGGCGGCGATCTCGGCTGGATTAACAAAGACGACAAACGCGAAACTGACGACCCGCTCAACCGCGTCTTCACGATGCAGAAGGACGAAACGAGTCAGCCCGTAAAAAAAGGCGACAAGTACTACATACTAAGAGTTACCGACCGCCAGAACCCCACTTTTGCCGATGCGCGAGAGGAGTTACTCAAAGCGGCGCGCTCGCGCAAGGGCTACTCGAAGGCGGTCGAGATCGCCACCGAGGCTGAGCAACAGTTTAAAGAAACCAAGAATGCCGAAGCGGCCGTCGCCGCAATCAACAAGAAGTTTGGCGCCCAAACGTCCTCGGTGAAAGAGACCTTGTTTTTCTCCGAAGGCGAGACGTTGCCGGATCTGGGTAACGCTCCTGAATTCGAGTCGTCGCTGTTCGAGCTTCAGAATCCTGGAGACATTGGCGACCGAATGAATGTCGACAAAGGATTCGCGATCGTCCAGTACGTTGAGAAACGCGACCCGCACGACCCGGCTTTCGAAGAAGTGAGCGCGAAGGTCGATAAGGCTTACCGCGCCGCGAAGGCCAAGGAGCTTGCGGCCGAGCGGGCCAACGAGCTTGCAAAGGCTCAGAACATCGATGAGCTTAAGAAGATGACCGGGTCAATGGGCTTGAAGCTCGATGAGCGAGGAGGGCTGACCGGCAGCGATTCAATCGGTCCATTGGTGAGCGAGAGCAGCCGCTCGCCTATCTACAAGCTCGATATCGGCGCGGTGACCAAAGACCCGATCAAAACCGACAGCGATGTGTATGTAGTTGCCGCGATCGAAAGTCGCAAGGAAGCCGATATGGGCGACACGTTTCAGAAAGAACGCAAGTCGATTGAGCAACGACTGCTGGACGAAAAGCGAAACACGTTCTTCTCAACCTATCTCTCAATGACTCAGAAGCAGTTGAAGGACGAGGGCAAGATCAAGATCTACGACGAGGTGATCGCGGCGGCGGTAGAAACAAGCGCGCCGTCGGCAGCGCCGGGCGGCCAGCCTAGCCTTCCTAGTCCAACCGGCGCTCGTCCTCGACGCACGCCACAAGGAGCGCAAGGCTCCCCCGGGACCCTGCCTCGCCAGGGGCGCTAG
- a CDS encoding M48 family metallopeptidase: MRCSLLVVSLSLVCAGSILASSANAQSSASSEQTSSPSSPSIEKKEAKTYTLPPEKYEKAVAYSRIQYGLHFAGVAYSLLLLFAILSLRIAPLFRDWAERVSRRRFVQALVFVPLLLLTLDALELPLAAYHHHLAVKYDISVQGWGSWFWDWTKGEVIQFVIASILAYILYGAIRRSRRRWWLYFGLASLPILVFLLFISPVVIDPLFNKFEPLEASRPSLVAEIEKVVKHAGLDIPRERMFEMKASEKVNAINAYVTGVGASKRVVVWDTTIANMTTPQTLFVVGHEMGHYMLGHMPKGIAFAGALIIGVLFLVHLAVNRTLDRRHRRWALRGLDDWASLPALLLFTYLFFFFAEPVFNTFSRYQEHQADVYGLEVIHGIVPDSSETAAEAFQTLGEVDLADPNPSAFIKFWLYSHPPLGERVTFAHEYDPWSKGQAPMFVR; the protein is encoded by the coding sequence ATGCGCTGTTCACTCCTCGTCGTGTCGCTCAGCCTGGTTTGCGCCGGGTCTATTCTTGCTTCTAGCGCGAACGCACAGTCTTCGGCATCGAGTGAGCAAACCAGCTCGCCGTCCAGCCCTTCAATCGAGAAGAAAGAGGCAAAGACCTACACGCTTCCGCCTGAGAAATACGAGAAGGCGGTGGCTTACTCGAGAATTCAGTACGGGCTTCACTTTGCGGGTGTCGCCTACTCGCTTCTTCTGCTTTTCGCCATCCTTTCGCTGCGGATCGCACCGCTGTTCCGCGATTGGGCCGAGCGTGTTTCGCGCCGGCGCTTCGTTCAAGCGCTTGTATTCGTGCCTCTGCTTCTGCTCACACTCGACGCGCTCGAGTTGCCCCTGGCGGCTTATCATCATCACCTTGCCGTGAAATACGACATATCGGTTCAGGGCTGGGGCTCGTGGTTCTGGGATTGGACCAAGGGTGAGGTGATTCAGTTCGTCATCGCGTCAATTCTGGCCTACATTCTCTATGGCGCAATCCGGCGGAGCCGGCGTCGCTGGTGGCTGTACTTCGGACTTGCCTCGTTACCGATCCTGGTCTTCTTATTATTCATATCGCCGGTAGTGATCGATCCGCTGTTCAACAAGTTTGAGCCACTTGAGGCCAGTCGGCCGTCGCTTGTTGCGGAGATCGAGAAGGTTGTAAAGCACGCCGGCCTGGACATCCCCCGCGAGCGGATGTTTGAGATGAAAGCCAGCGAGAAGGTAAACGCAATCAACGCATACGTGACTGGCGTTGGCGCGTCGAAGCGAGTAGTCGTGTGGGACACGACTATCGCCAACATGACGACCCCGCAAACTTTGTTTGTTGTCGGGCACGAGATGGGTCATTACATGCTCGGACACATGCCCAAAGGTATTGCGTTCGCTGGAGCATTGATAATCGGAGTGCTGTTTCTGGTTCATCTCGCGGTAAACCGGACACTGGATCGCAGGCATAGGCGGTGGGCGCTGCGCGGATTGGACGATTGGGCTTCGCTTCCAGCGCTGCTGCTGTTCACTTATCTGTTTTTCTTTTTTGCCGAGCCGGTGTTCAACACCTTCAGCCGCTATCAAGAGCACCAGGCGGACGTTTATGGGCTGGAGGTGATCCACGGAATAGTGCCTGACTCTTCCGAGACAGCCGCCGAAGCATTTCAGACTCTAGGGGAAGTCGATCTGGCGGATCCGAATCCGAGCGCGTTCATCAAGTTCTGGCTGTACAGTCACCCGCCGCTCGGAGAGCGTGTGACGTTCGCGCATGAATACGATCCGTGGTCAAAGGGTCAAGCGCCGATGTTCGTGCGATAG